One stretch of Clavibacter michiganensis DNA includes these proteins:
- the orn gene encoding oligoribonuclease, which produces MGNNADRLVWIDCEMTGLDLAIDELVEVAVVVTDFDLVPVDDGFTIVINPDPAALANMGDFVTDMHRSSGLLDEIPAGVSLADAEFAVLEYLLQHVPNGGKAPIAGNTIGTDRAFLAKYMPRVDAHLHYRSVDVSSIKVLAKEWFPRIYFNSPAKNGGHRALADILESIRELEYYRRAAFVPAPGPATEDVQAISADVTSAWAPRL; this is translated from the coding sequence ATGGGCAACAACGCGGACCGGCTGGTGTGGATCGACTGCGAGATGACGGGGCTCGACCTCGCGATCGACGAGCTGGTGGAGGTCGCGGTGGTCGTCACCGACTTCGACCTCGTGCCCGTGGACGACGGCTTCACGATCGTCATCAACCCCGACCCCGCGGCGCTCGCCAACATGGGCGATTTCGTCACCGACATGCACCGGTCCTCGGGGCTGCTCGACGAGATCCCCGCCGGCGTCAGCCTCGCCGACGCGGAGTTCGCGGTGCTGGAGTACCTGCTGCAGCACGTGCCCAACGGCGGCAAGGCGCCCATCGCGGGCAACACGATCGGCACCGACCGCGCGTTCCTCGCGAAGTACATGCCCCGCGTGGACGCGCATCTCCACTACCGCAGCGTCGACGTCTCCTCCATCAAGGTGCTGGCGAAGGAGTGGTTCCCCCGGATCTACTTCAACTCCCCCGCGAAGAACGGCGGACACCGGGCCCTCGCGGACATCCTCGAGTCGATCCGGGAGCTCGAGTACTACCGCCGCGCGGCCTTCGTGCCGGCGCCGGGACCCGCGACCGAGGACGTGCAGGCCATCTCCGCGGACGTGACGTCCGCCTGGGCCCCGCGGCTGTAG
- a CDS encoding ECF transporter S component: protein MTASPTSTASASSVDTGARTPRSGLRARWRVIDIVVASVLGVASGLVFVIWNTASVPVGGFFEPLLPGLQALAGGGWLFAGVLTGIVIRKPGAALYGELLAAFVSMLVGNVWGVGTLLSGLTQGLGAELVLLVFLYANWRAYVAVLAGMGAGLGMAITDLITYYPGSTPLFATIYTVAALVSGAVVAGLLSWLVARALARTGALARFASGRDTAARV, encoded by the coding sequence ATGACCGCATCACCCACGTCCACCGCATCCGCCTCGAGCGTCGACACCGGCGCCCGCACGCCCCGCTCGGGCCTCCGCGCCCGCTGGCGGGTCATCGACATCGTCGTCGCGAGCGTCCTCGGCGTCGCCTCCGGCCTCGTCTTCGTCATCTGGAACACGGCATCCGTCCCCGTCGGCGGCTTCTTCGAGCCGCTGCTCCCCGGCCTCCAGGCGCTCGCGGGAGGCGGCTGGCTGTTCGCCGGCGTGCTCACCGGCATCGTGATCCGCAAGCCCGGCGCCGCCCTCTACGGCGAGCTGCTCGCGGCGTTCGTCTCGATGCTCGTGGGCAACGTCTGGGGCGTCGGCACGCTGCTCTCCGGACTCACGCAGGGCCTCGGTGCCGAGCTCGTGCTCCTCGTCTTCCTGTACGCGAACTGGCGCGCCTACGTCGCCGTGCTCGCGGGCATGGGGGCGGGGCTCGGCATGGCGATCACCGACCTCATCACCTACTACCCGGGATCCACCCCGCTGTTCGCGACGATCTACACGGTCGCGGCGCTCGTCTCGGGCGCGGTCGTCGCGGGGCTGCTCTCGTGGCTCGTCGCCCGGGCGCTCGCCCGCACCGGCGCGCTCGCGCGCTTCGCCTCGGGCCGCGACACCGCGGCCCGCGTCTGA
- a CDS encoding ABC transporter ATP-binding protein codes for MRRPGRRPADARAPRASRAPLAGPEAAADVAGGASVRAAGWGWRHAGRSAWAVRDVDLVVEPGERVLLLGASGAGKTTLMHALAGVLGDDDEGESRGTLLVDGQDPAARRGRAGLVLQDPDAQVILSRVGDDVAFGCENLGVPREEIWLRVRDALDAVGLDAALDRSTTALSGGQKQRLALAGVLAMRPGLLLLDEPTANLDPEGVGEVRRAVESVVEQSGATLVVIEHRVAVWQDLVDRVVVLGADGGILADGAPDDVLRDQGASLAAAGVWVPGREPAAPVRERAEPAALLRADGLAVGRGGARGTAVADRVGVTLASGRVTALTGPNGGGKSTLALTLGGLLPALSGRVVAEAGLADGLGADPAAWRSRELAARIGTVFQDPEHQFLAGTVRAELEVGPRAVGMDPADAARRVDELLARLRLDGLAQANPFTLSGGEKRRLSVATALATAPRLLVLDEPTFGQDARTWAELVALLADLVDREGVGVLAVTHDADLVRALADDVLRLDAVPGSAARLEVVR; via the coding sequence GTGCGGCGGCCGGGCCGTCGACCGGCGGATGCCCGCGCGCCGCGCGCGTCGCGCGCGCCGCTCGCCGGGCCCGAGGCGGCGGCCGACGTCGCGGGCGGCGCATCCGTCCGGGCCGCCGGCTGGGGCTGGCGGCATGCCGGCCGGAGCGCCTGGGCGGTCCGCGACGTCGACCTCGTCGTCGAGCCGGGCGAGCGGGTCCTCCTGCTCGGCGCGTCCGGCGCGGGCAAGACCACGCTCATGCACGCCCTCGCCGGCGTCCTCGGCGACGACGACGAGGGGGAGAGCCGCGGGACGCTGCTCGTCGACGGGCAGGATCCGGCCGCGCGCCGTGGTCGCGCCGGGCTCGTGCTGCAGGATCCGGACGCGCAGGTGATCCTGTCCCGCGTCGGCGACGACGTCGCGTTCGGCTGCGAGAACCTCGGCGTCCCGCGCGAGGAGATCTGGCTCCGCGTGCGCGATGCGCTCGACGCGGTGGGCCTCGACGCGGCCCTCGACCGGTCCACGACCGCGCTCTCCGGCGGCCAGAAGCAGCGCCTCGCCCTCGCCGGCGTGCTCGCGATGCGGCCCGGGCTCCTGCTGCTCGACGAGCCGACCGCGAACCTCGACCCCGAGGGCGTCGGCGAGGTCCGGCGCGCCGTCGAGTCCGTGGTCGAGCAGAGCGGGGCCACCCTGGTCGTCATCGAGCACCGGGTCGCCGTCTGGCAGGACCTCGTCGACCGGGTCGTCGTGCTCGGGGCCGACGGCGGGATCCTGGCCGACGGCGCGCCCGACGACGTCCTCCGCGACCAGGGCGCGTCCCTCGCGGCCGCGGGCGTCTGGGTGCCGGGCCGCGAGCCGGCCGCGCCGGTGCGCGAACGAGCCGAACCCGCGGCGCTCCTCCGTGCGGACGGCCTCGCCGTCGGGCGGGGCGGCGCGCGCGGCACCGCGGTGGCGGACCGCGTCGGCGTCACGCTCGCCTCGGGTCGCGTGACCGCCCTCACCGGACCGAACGGCGGCGGCAAGAGCACGCTCGCGCTCACGCTCGGGGGCCTCCTGCCCGCGCTGTCCGGCCGGGTCGTCGCGGAGGCGGGCCTGGCCGACGGCCTCGGCGCGGATCCCGCCGCCTGGCGCTCGCGCGAGCTCGCGGCGCGCATCGGCACCGTCTTCCAGGACCCGGAGCACCAGTTCCTCGCCGGCACGGTGCGCGCCGAGCTCGAGGTCGGCCCACGCGCCGTGGGCATGGATCCCGCCGACGCCGCCCGCCGCGTCGACGAGCTGCTCGCGCGCCTGCGCCTCGACGGCCTCGCGCAGGCGAACCCCTTCACCCTCTCGGGCGGCGAGAAGCGGCGCCTCTCCGTGGCGACCGCCCTCGCGACCGCGCCGCGTCTGCTCGTCCTCGACGAGCCGACGTTCGGGCAGGACGCCCGCACCTGGGCCGAGCTCGTCGCGCTCCTCGCCGACCTCGTCGACCGCGAGGGCGTCGGCGTCCTCGCCGTCACCCACGACGCCGACCTCGTGCGCGCGCTGGCGGACGACGTCCTCCGTCTCGACGCCGTCCCGGGCTCGGCTGCGCGACTGGAGGTCGTGCGATGA
- a CDS encoding SCO4848 family membrane protein: MITLLAVLLIVNGVWNVVVWPQFLKRVAKDPRARAADGSRTPFFTVHLVLVSVSLLLALVSIIAAVAAFAS, translated from the coding sequence GTGATCACCCTCCTCGCCGTCCTCCTCATCGTCAACGGCGTCTGGAACGTCGTCGTCTGGCCGCAGTTCCTCAAGCGCGTGGCGAAGGATCCCCGCGCCCGCGCCGCCGACGGGTCCCGCACGCCCTTCTTCACCGTGCACCTCGTGCTGGTGTCGGTCTCGCTCCTCCTGGCCCTCGTCTCGATCATCGCCGCCGTCGCGGCGTTCGCCTCCTGA
- a CDS encoding energy-coupling factor transporter transmembrane component T family protein, with amino-acid sequence MSAAPSAVVPAARATGLAAVNPVARLAAALVLTLVLVLSLDVVSAGAALALELLLLPVAGIRPRAFLVRGIPIWIAAPGAGLTILLYGRTSGDVYAQFLLVVVSEGSVLLAVATTLRVLAIGVASLVLFSNVDPTDLADGLAQVWRLPSRFVLGALAGVRLVGLLLDDWRSLELARRARGVADRGRIRRFAGQAFALLVLSIRRGSKLATAMEARGFGGATARTWARPSVVGRREALVVVVAVLVPACAVSAAVVAGTWDFVAA; translated from the coding sequence ATGAGCGCCGCGCCGTCCGCCGTCGTGCCCGCCGCCCGCGCCACCGGGCTCGCCGCCGTCAACCCCGTGGCCCGCCTCGCGGCCGCCCTCGTGCTGACGCTCGTGCTCGTGCTGAGCCTCGACGTCGTGTCCGCGGGTGCGGCGCTCGCGCTCGAGCTGCTGCTCCTGCCCGTCGCGGGGATCCGTCCGCGGGCGTTCCTCGTCCGGGGCATCCCCATCTGGATCGCGGCGCCCGGCGCCGGCCTCACGATCCTGCTCTACGGCCGCACGTCCGGCGACGTGTACGCCCAGTTCCTGCTCGTCGTCGTCAGCGAGGGGTCCGTGCTGCTCGCGGTCGCGACGACGCTGCGCGTGCTGGCCATCGGCGTCGCCTCCCTCGTCCTGTTCTCGAACGTGGATCCCACGGACCTCGCCGACGGCCTCGCCCAGGTCTGGCGCCTGCCGTCCCGCTTCGTCCTCGGGGCGCTCGCGGGCGTCCGGCTCGTCGGCCTGCTCCTCGACGACTGGCGCTCGCTCGAGCTGGCCCGCCGCGCGCGCGGCGTCGCCGACCGCGGCCGGATCCGGCGGTTCGCCGGCCAGGCCTTCGCGCTCCTCGTGCTCTCGATCCGGCGCGGCAGCAAGCTGGCCACCGCGATGGAGGCGCGCGGCTTCGGCGGCGCCACCGCGCGCACGTGGGCCCGGCCCAGCGTCGTCGGTCGCCGCGAGGCGCTCGTCGTCGTCGTCGCGGTGCTCGTCCCCGCCTGCGCGGTGTCGGCGGCCGTCGTCGCCGGGACGTGGGACTTCGTTGCGGCCTGA
- a CDS encoding thioredoxin family protein, giving the protein MPAGSEGVRVLLFSSLFCVPCQATRRTLEEVQRLLPWLPVEELDVAAHPDLAEAERIRSTPTIVVRAGDREVLRAEGVPTAPQVLQAVVRAMDGTAPAGPAVSSGRPDPA; this is encoded by the coding sequence GTGCCCGCGGGATCCGAGGGCGTGCGCGTCCTCCTGTTCTCCTCGCTCTTCTGCGTGCCGTGCCAGGCCACCCGGCGCACGCTCGAGGAGGTGCAGCGGCTGCTGCCCTGGCTCCCGGTGGAGGAGCTCGACGTCGCGGCCCACCCCGACCTGGCCGAGGCGGAGCGCATCCGGTCGACGCCGACGATCGTCGTGCGCGCCGGGGACCGCGAGGTGCTCCGCGCGGAGGGCGTGCCGACCGCGCCCCAGGTGCTGCAGGCGGTCGTGCGGGCCATGGACGGCACGGCCCCCGCCGGACCGGCGGTCTCCTCGGGGCGCCCGGATCCCGCGTAG
- a CDS encoding metallopeptidase family protein — protein MLHLDPDDFERLVVDELDELPDEMVDGLDNVVFVVEDRPEDGSLDLLGLYDGVAMTERGQYGFGEMPDRIVVYREPHLHEAEDMDALRDLVHVTLVHEIAHFHGIDDDRLHELGWA, from the coding sequence GTGCTGCACCTCGACCCCGACGACTTCGAGCGACTGGTGGTCGACGAGCTCGACGAGCTGCCGGACGAGATGGTGGACGGCCTCGACAACGTCGTGTTCGTGGTGGAGGACCGGCCCGAGGACGGGTCGCTCGACCTGCTCGGCCTCTACGACGGCGTCGCCATGACCGAGCGCGGGCAGTACGGCTTCGGCGAGATGCCGGACCGGATCGTCGTCTACCGCGAGCCGCACCTGCACGAGGCGGAGGACATGGACGCGCTGCGGGACCTCGTCCACGTCACGCTCGTGCACGAGATCGCGCACTTCCACGGCATCGACGACGACCGGCTGCACGAGCTCGGCTGGGCCTGA
- a CDS encoding ATP-binding protein, whose translation MRPDAGERRPALVLVDGPSGSGKSTLADALVRDGDPDAGLPPGAQLLRLDDVYPGWDGLEAASRHLERLVLAEMRPGGAPRWRRWDWVADAPAEWHDVDPARPLVVEGCGSLTRVAARLATRRIWVEADDAVRRARAIARDGESFAVEWERWDAQWRAHVAREDPRALADVVVRTDAVAAAG comes from the coding sequence TTGCGGCCTGATGCGGGGGAGCGGCGCCCGGCGCTGGTCCTCGTCGACGGGCCATCGGGCTCCGGCAAGTCGACCCTCGCGGACGCCCTCGTGCGCGATGGCGACCCGGACGCGGGGCTGCCGCCGGGAGCGCAGCTCCTGCGGCTCGACGACGTCTACCCCGGCTGGGACGGCCTCGAGGCGGCGTCCCGGCACCTCGAGCGCCTCGTCCTCGCCGAGATGCGCCCGGGCGGCGCCCCGCGGTGGCGCCGCTGGGACTGGGTCGCCGACGCGCCCGCCGAGTGGCACGACGTGGATCCCGCGCGCCCGCTCGTGGTCGAGGGCTGCGGATCCCTGACCCGGGTCGCCGCGCGCCTCGCCACCCGCCGCATCTGGGTGGAGGCCGACGACGCCGTGCGCCGGGCCCGCGCCATCGCCCGCGACGGCGAGTCCTTCGCCGTGGAGTGGGAGCGCTGGGACGCGCAGTGGCGCGCGCACGTCGCCCGCGAGGATCCGCGGGCCCTGGCCGACGTCGTCGTCCGCACGGACGCCGTCGCGGCGGCCGGGTAG